A section of the Cryobacterium soli genome encodes:
- a CDS encoding nucleoside deaminase — MTSPLDKVSPHTASASAPTSISAGDEAHLLRAIAVAALARANGNHPFGAILVAADGTIIESQNTVVTGNDPTGHAETNLVRLASAQLDKTALRASTLYTSTEPCAMCSGAIYWAGIGRVAYALPEQDLGAMVPAQDGEPTLDLPCREVFARGGGTVIVAGPALVAEAREVHRGFWDAR, encoded by the coding sequence ATGACCAGCCCACTCGATAAGGTCAGCCCGCACACAGCCTCCGCGTCAGCGCCCACGAGCATCTCGGCCGGCGATGAGGCGCATTTGCTGCGGGCCATCGCCGTGGCCGCACTGGCTCGAGCCAATGGCAACCACCCGTTCGGTGCCATCCTGGTGGCCGCCGACGGCACCATCATCGAGAGTCAGAACACCGTGGTGACCGGCAACGATCCCACCGGGCACGCCGAGACGAACCTCGTGCGCCTCGCCAGCGCCCAGCTCGACAAGACCGCGCTGCGCGCGAGCACCCTGTACACGAGCACCGAGCCCTGTGCGATGTGCTCCGGCGCCATCTACTGGGCCGGGATCGGGCGGGTCGCCTACGCGCTGCCGGAGCAGGACCTCGGCGCCATGGTGCCCGCCCAGGACGGCGAGCCCACGTTGGACCTGCCTTGCCGCGAAGTCTTCGCCCGCGGCGGCGGCACCGTGATCGTGGCCGGCCCGGCCCTGGTCGCGGAGGCGAGAGAGGTGCACCGCGGATTCTGGGACGCCCGCTAG
- a CDS encoding ABC transporter ATP-binding protein, which yields MASVTFDKATRLYPGSTRPAVDHLDLSVADGEFLVLVGPSGCGKSTSLRMLAGLEEVNDGDIFIGERNVTDVPPKDRDIAMVFQNYALYPHMTVAENMGFALKIAGVNKDERAARVLEAAKLLDLEPYLSRKPKALSGGQRQRVAMGRAIVRQPQVFLMDEPLSNLDAKLRVQTRTQIASLQRRLGVTTVYVTHDQTEALTMGDRIAVLKDGVLQQVGTPRDLYAKPNNVFVAGFIGSPAMNLFLADAVDGGIKFGTATVPVQRDTLAGATGKKVTIGVRPEDIHLSTTFGEGLAVDVDLVEELGADGYLYGHSTVEGKRTDIVARVDGRSHPSAGETVYLTPTPNHLHVFDAESGARLGGAVSD from the coding sequence ATGGCTTCAGTAACTTTTGACAAGGCCACCCGCCTGTACCCGGGCTCCACCCGCCCCGCGGTCGACCACCTCGACCTGTCGGTCGCCGACGGTGAGTTCCTCGTCCTGGTCGGCCCCTCCGGCTGTGGCAAGTCCACGTCACTCCGAATGCTCGCCGGCCTCGAAGAGGTCAACGACGGCGACATCTTCATCGGTGAGCGCAACGTCACCGACGTTCCCCCGAAGGACCGTGACATCGCCATGGTCTTCCAGAACTACGCGCTGTACCCGCACATGACCGTCGCCGAGAACATGGGCTTCGCGCTCAAGATCGCCGGCGTCAACAAGGACGAGCGTGCCGCCCGCGTTCTCGAGGCTGCCAAGCTGCTCGACCTCGAACCCTACCTCAGCCGCAAGCCGAAGGCCCTCTCGGGTGGCCAGCGTCAGCGTGTTGCCATGGGTCGCGCCATCGTGCGTCAGCCCCAGGTGTTCCTCATGGACGAGCCGCTGTCGAACCTCGACGCCAAGCTGCGCGTGCAGACCCGCACCCAGATCGCGTCGCTGCAGCGTCGCCTGGGCGTCACCACGGTCTACGTCACCCACGACCAGACCGAGGCGCTCACCATGGGCGACCGCATCGCCGTGCTCAAGGATGGCGTCCTGCAGCAGGTCGGCACCCCGCGCGACCTGTACGCCAAGCCGAACAACGTCTTCGTTGCCGGCTTCATCGGCAGCCCGGCCATGAACCTGTTCCTGGCCGACGCCGTCGACGGTGGCATCAAGTTCGGTACCGCCACGGTCCCCGTGCAGCGCGACACCCTCGCCGGCGCCACCGGCAAGAAGGTCACCATCGGTGTCCGCCCCGAGGACATCCACCTGTCCACCACGTTCGGCGAGGGCCTCGCGGTCGACGTCGACCTGGTCGAGGAGCTCGGCGCCGACGGTTACCTGTACGGCCACTCCACCGTCGAGGGCAAGCGCACGGACATCGTCGCTCGCGTCGACGGCCGCTCGCACCCGTCCGCGGGCGAGACCGTCTACCTGACCCCGACGCCGAACCACCTTCACGTGTTCGACGCCGAGTCCGGCGCCCGTCTCGGCGGCGCCGTCAGCGACTAA
- a CDS encoding chloride channel protein produces the protein MPAHPEPPASPAPDSDGHPANPAQTVDPLAVIRSRGYLRVLFLAGLIGVPVSVVSYGFLALVSWLQGYLFTELPAALGFGGVPVWWPLPLLALSGLLVAMCIRFLPGTSGHPPSEGFAAGGFPRPPELPGVILASLATLALGAVLGPEAPLIALGGGLGALAVLLIKKDSPPTALAVIASAGSFAAVSTLLGSPLLGAFLLMEASGLGGAMLGVGLLPGLLAAGIGSLVFVGLDSWTGLGTFSLAIPDLPAFSTPTLGMFLWALVLGVACPLLAWGIKALARVVRPAVHAQRLLVTPVLGLLVAGLAIGFALVTGEDTGQVLFSGQSTLPALISDGASWPIGALGLLALCKALAYGLSLSAFRGGPVFPAMFIGAALGIMASHLPGMALVPAVGVGIGAMCVSMLRLPLTSVLLATVLLTSDAYAVMPLVIVAVVVAHVLTGRLPEPPGRWLRRDPAPIAPGPAPNAPGLG, from the coding sequence ATGCCCGCGCACCCCGAGCCACCGGCGAGCCCCGCCCCCGATTCCGATGGCCACCCGGCCAACCCTGCCCAAACCGTCGACCCGCTGGCGGTCATCCGCTCGCGCGGCTACCTGCGGGTGCTGTTCCTGGCCGGGCTCATCGGCGTGCCCGTCTCGGTGGTGTCCTACGGGTTCCTCGCCCTGGTCTCCTGGCTGCAGGGCTACCTGTTCACCGAGCTGCCGGCCGCTCTGGGGTTCGGCGGTGTACCGGTGTGGTGGCCGCTTCCGCTGTTGGCCCTGTCGGGCCTGCTGGTGGCGATGTGCATCCGGTTCCTGCCGGGAACCAGCGGGCATCCACCGTCGGAGGGCTTCGCGGCCGGCGGGTTCCCTCGACCGCCAGAGCTGCCCGGCGTAATACTGGCGTCGCTGGCCACGCTCGCCCTGGGCGCAGTGCTGGGCCCGGAGGCGCCGCTGATCGCCCTCGGTGGCGGGCTGGGCGCCCTGGCGGTGCTCCTGATCAAGAAGGACTCGCCACCCACCGCCCTGGCGGTGATCGCGTCGGCGGGCAGCTTCGCTGCGGTGAGCACCCTGCTCGGTTCGCCCTTGTTGGGCGCCTTCCTTCTGATGGAAGCATCCGGTCTGGGCGGGGCCATGCTCGGGGTGGGCCTGCTGCCCGGGCTGCTCGCCGCGGGTATCGGCTCTCTGGTCTTCGTCGGGCTGGATTCCTGGACCGGGTTGGGCACGTTCTCCCTCGCCATCCCCGATCTGCCGGCCTTCAGCACGCCCACCCTGGGGATGTTCCTCTGGGCGCTCGTGCTGGGGGTGGCCTGCCCGCTCCTGGCCTGGGGAATCAAGGCGCTCGCTCGCGTGGTGCGCCCAGCGGTGCATGCCCAGCGGCTGCTCGTCACTCCGGTCCTCGGCCTGCTCGTCGCCGGACTCGCGATCGGGTTCGCGCTGGTCACCGGGGAAGACACCGGCCAGGTGCTCTTCTCCGGCCAGTCGACGCTGCCCGCGCTCATCAGCGACGGCGCCTCCTGGCCGATCGGCGCGTTGGGCCTGCTGGCGCTCTGCAAGGCGTTGGCCTATGGCCTGTCCCTCAGCGCGTTCCGGGGCGGGCCGGTGTTCCCCGCCATGTTCATCGGCGCCGCCCTGGGCATCATGGCCTCACACCTGCCGGGCATGGCCCTGGTTCCGGCGGTGGGGGTGGGCATCGGCGCCATGTGTGTGTCGATGCTGCGGTTGCCGCTCACGAGCGTGCTTCTGGCCACCGTGCTGCTCACCAGTGACGCCTACGCCGTGATGCCGTTGGTCATCGTGGCGGTAGTGGTGGCGCACGTGCTCACCGGCCGGCTGCCCGAGCCACCGGGCCGGTGGCTCCGCCGAGATCCCGCGCCGATCGCTCCTGGCCCGGCTCCGAACGCTCCGGGCCTGGGCTAG
- a CDS encoding SDR family NAD(P)-dependent oxidoreductase, giving the protein MTTTSQHALPSGFGARTTATEVLAGIDVNGRTAIVTGGYSGLGIETVAALAAAGARVLVPARRPEVARAALDARGLSDVEVETLDLADLGSVRAFADRFLASGRSLDILINNAAIMASPEARVGDGWESQFATNHLGHYVLTNLLWPALAAGGGARVVALSSTGHKLSGIRFDDPQFETGYDKWLAYGQAKTADSLFAVQLDALGAEQGVRAFAVHPGGIMTELQRHLPREEMIASGWMTEDGTVNSVFKTPEQGAATATWAATSPMLDGRGGVYCEDCDIAEPTVPGSDTARIRGVDAHAIDPTDAARLWALSAELTGVNAFA; this is encoded by the coding sequence ATGACAACAACATCCCAGCACGCGCTCCCCTCCGGGTTCGGAGCGCGCACCACCGCCACCGAGGTGCTCGCCGGCATCGACGTGAACGGCCGCACGGCCATCGTCACCGGCGGCTACTCCGGCTTGGGCATCGAGACCGTTGCGGCGCTCGCCGCCGCGGGCGCTCGGGTCCTGGTGCCGGCCCGCCGGCCCGAGGTTGCCCGCGCCGCGCTCGACGCCCGCGGGTTGTCCGATGTTGAGGTTGAGACTCTCGACCTCGCCGACCTTGGCAGCGTACGCGCCTTCGCGGACCGCTTCCTGGCGTCCGGGCGCAGCCTCGACATCCTGATCAACAACGCCGCCATCATGGCCTCCCCTGAAGCCCGCGTCGGCGACGGCTGGGAGTCCCAGTTCGCCACCAACCACCTGGGCCACTATGTGCTCACCAACCTGCTCTGGCCCGCTCTGGCAGCCGGCGGGGGAGCCCGCGTCGTGGCCCTGTCGTCGACAGGGCACAAGCTCAGCGGCATCCGTTTCGACGACCCGCAGTTCGAGACGGGCTACGACAAGTGGCTGGCGTACGGTCAGGCCAAGACCGCCGACAGCCTGTTCGCGGTGCAGCTGGACGCCCTCGGCGCTGAGCAGGGCGTGCGCGCGTTCGCCGTGCACCCGGGTGGCATCATGACCGAACTGCAGCGACACCTGCCGCGCGAGGAGATGATCGCTTCCGGGTGGATGACCGAGGACGGCACCGTGAACTCCGTGTTCAAGACGCCGGAGCAGGGCGCCGCGACGGCGACCTGGGCGGCGACCTCCCCGATGCTCGACGGCCGGGGCGGCGTCTACTGCGAAGACTGCGACATCGCCGAGCCCACAGTGCCGGGCAGCGACACCGCGCGCATCCGGGGTGTGGACGCGCACGCGATCGACCCCACGGATGCCGCACGCCTCTGGGCGCTCTCGGCCGAGCTCACCGGCGTCAACGCGTTCGCCTAA
- a CDS encoding PLD nuclease N-terminal domain-containing protein, with protein MYALFSIVILVLVVAALVDIITRQDGQVKHLPKVVWVLLVIFLPMIGSLLWFVIGHDYDTPVVRPQLGAPRRRAGSASSAEATPTAQAERRISSTEEQLASLDREIAFHAEQARIRRIEAELAERRRLAEGP; from the coding sequence ATGTATGCGCTGTTCTCGATTGTGATTCTGGTGCTCGTCGTTGCTGCCCTCGTGGACATCATCACGCGACAGGACGGCCAGGTGAAGCATCTGCCCAAGGTGGTCTGGGTTCTCCTGGTGATCTTCCTCCCGATGATCGGCAGCCTGCTCTGGTTTGTGATCGGACACGACTACGACACCCCGGTGGTGCGTCCGCAGTTGGGTGCGCCCCGGCGTCGCGCGGGTTCCGCCTCGAGCGCGGAGGCGACCCCCACGGCCCAGGCGGAACGGCGGATCAGCAGCACCGAGGAACAACTCGCTTCGCTGGACCGCGAGATCGCGTTCCACGCAGAGCAGGCGCGCATCCGCCGCATCGAAGCCGAACTGGCCGAACGCCGTCGGCTGGCCGAAGGACCCTGA
- the cysS gene encoding cysteine--tRNA ligase: MSMRLYDSKAQALRDFLPIVPGQVGIYVCGPTVQSSPHIGHLRSALVYDQLRRWLSYRGNDVTFIRNVTDIDDKILLNAQGTTEQWWALAYRYELEFTAGYQKLGILAPTYEPRATASVQEMQDIVSRLIAAGHAYPAADESGDVYFDTRSWPAYGELTRQNPDNMEAAADADPRGKRDARDFALWKGHKEGEPASAAWASPWGSGRPGWHIECSAMAARYLGPQFDIHGGGLDLRFPHHENELAQSTAAGDAFANYWVHNGLVNTNGQKMSKSLGNSVFAAELLDQARAIVVRYYLGAAHYRSTLDFHEGSLAEAEAALERIESFLDRADRRLADTRFAGSGVEIVPDAFAEAMDDDLAVPQALGVLHDTVRAGNAALDAEDLHAAAAARGQVLAMSEVLGINPLSPGWAVATDEPAMVALTALVERLLDDRETARQSRDYAAADRIRDELVAAGITIEDTPSGAHWSFD, translated from the coding sequence GTGAGCATGCGACTATACGACTCGAAGGCCCAGGCCCTTCGCGATTTCCTGCCGATCGTCCCGGGCCAGGTGGGAATCTACGTCTGCGGACCCACCGTTCAGTCGTCCCCCCACATCGGTCACCTGCGCAGCGCCCTGGTCTACGACCAACTGCGTCGCTGGCTCAGCTACCGCGGCAACGACGTCACCTTCATCCGCAACGTCACCGACATCGACGACAAGATCCTGCTGAACGCCCAGGGCACCACAGAGCAGTGGTGGGCGCTGGCCTACCGCTACGAACTGGAGTTCACCGCGGGCTATCAGAAGCTCGGCATCCTGGCCCCCACCTACGAGCCGCGCGCCACGGCGAGCGTGCAGGAGATGCAGGACATCGTCTCGCGGCTCATCGCAGCCGGCCACGCGTACCCGGCCGCGGACGAGTCGGGTGACGTGTATTTCGACACCCGGAGCTGGCCCGCCTACGGCGAACTCACCCGGCAGAACCCCGACAACATGGAGGCGGCCGCCGACGCCGACCCGCGCGGCAAGCGTGACGCCCGCGACTTCGCCCTGTGGAAGGGACACAAGGAGGGCGAGCCCGCCTCGGCCGCCTGGGCGTCCCCCTGGGGTTCCGGGCGGCCCGGCTGGCACATCGAGTGCTCCGCGATGGCTGCCCGTTACCTGGGCCCGCAGTTCGACATCCACGGCGGCGGCCTCGACTTGCGCTTCCCGCACCACGAGAACGAGCTCGCGCAGTCCACCGCGGCCGGCGACGCCTTCGCCAACTACTGGGTGCACAACGGCCTGGTCAACACCAACGGTCAGAAGATGTCCAAGTCGCTGGGCAATTCGGTCTTCGCAGCCGAACTGCTCGACCAGGCCCGCGCCATCGTGGTGCGCTACTACCTCGGCGCCGCGCACTACCGATCCACCCTCGACTTCCACGAGGGGTCCCTCGCCGAGGCCGAGGCCGCCCTCGAGCGCATCGAGAGCTTCCTCGACCGCGCCGACCGGCGCCTGGCCGACACCCGCTTCGCCGGCTCCGGCGTCGAGATCGTTCCGGATGCCTTCGCCGAGGCCATGGACGACGACCTCGCGGTTCCGCAGGCGCTTGGCGTGTTGCACGACACCGTGCGCGCCGGCAACGCGGCCCTCGACGCCGAGGACCTGCACGCCGCGGCGGCCGCTCGCGGTCAGGTGCTCGCCATGAGCGAGGTCCTCGGCATCAACCCCCTGTCGCCCGGCTGGGCCGTGGCGACAGACGAACCCGCCATGGTGGCTCTCACCGCCCTCGTCGAGCGCCTGCTCGATGACCGCGAGACCGCCAGGCAGAGCCGCGACTACGCGGCCGCAGACCGTATCCGGGACGAGCTCGTCGCCGCCGGCATAACCATCGAAGACACCCCGTCGGGTGCACATTGGAGTTTTGACTGA
- a CDS encoding nitroreductase family protein — translation MSAVLDAIASRRSYSVVTTDAPGRDELVPLIQAAARASDHGALRPWRIIELRGDARAALGDAFVTAAGLEGPAAVKLAGKPLRASLLLALVASRGPSHKVPAWEQDAAAAGVAHFLGLLLEDAGWGVMWRTGGHTRAEPVRQVHGLAAGEELLGWLYVGGIPETTKPAVRQPVDVDDYLSALPA, via the coding sequence TTGTCGGCGGTTCTTGACGCGATCGCGTCGCGCCGGTCGTATTCCGTGGTCACCACGGATGCGCCCGGCCGCGACGAGCTGGTCCCCCTGATCCAGGCGGCCGCGCGCGCCTCCGACCATGGCGCGCTGCGACCGTGGCGGATCATCGAGCTGCGCGGCGATGCCCGGGCCGCCCTCGGCGACGCGTTCGTGACGGCCGCGGGCCTCGAGGGGCCGGCCGCCGTCAAACTGGCCGGCAAGCCCCTGCGCGCCTCGTTGCTGCTGGCCCTGGTGGCCAGCCGAGGGCCGAGCCACAAGGTCCCGGCCTGGGAGCAGGACGCGGCCGCCGCCGGCGTGGCCCACTTCCTCGGCCTGCTGCTCGAGGACGCGGGCTGGGGCGTGATGTGGCGCACCGGCGGGCACACTCGCGCCGAACCGGTGCGCCAGGTGCACGGTCTCGCCGCTGGCGAGGAGCTACTCGGCTGGCTCTACGTGGGCGGGATCCCCGAGACCACCAAGCCCGCCGTGCGCCAGCCGGTCGACGTCGACGACTACCTCAGCGCCCTCCCCGCCTAA
- a CDS encoding SHOCT domain-containing protein: MISNLTGWHFLIIAGVLAAMLLIALAVVLTVVYLARRRPASSGNPTDPAARLAQLDQLRAQGLVTEAEYDAKRREILGLL, translated from the coding sequence ATGATCAGCAATCTGACCGGCTGGCACTTTCTCATCATCGCGGGCGTCCTCGCCGCGATGCTCCTGATCGCGCTGGCCGTGGTGCTCACGGTCGTGTATCTTGCGCGGCGACGCCCGGCAAGCTCCGGCAACCCGACGGACCCCGCGGCCCGGCTGGCGCAGCTCGATCAGCTGCGTGCCCAGGGGCTCGTCACCGAGGCCGAGTATGACGCCAAACGCCGGGAGATCCTCGGCCTGCTCTGA
- a CDS encoding sugar O-acetyltransferase, protein MPPAVVRSEYDKMIAGEWYRYRSGPELAELTTSTQRTCRQITALYDDDQAAAHALFVGMLASVGEGADFRPPLYLDYGSRLRVGANTFINADFLALGGGEITIGANVLVGPSARFYTPSHAVDVVERRAGYERVSPIVIEDDVWLGGNVVVCPGVTIGAGSIIGAGSVVTRDVPPGVIAVGNPARVVRAIGPDDRVGLDAA, encoded by the coding sequence ATGCCCCCGGCCGTGGTCCGCTCCGAGTACGACAAGATGATCGCGGGGGAGTGGTACCGCTACCGGTCCGGGCCCGAACTTGCCGAGTTGACGACCAGCACGCAGCGCACCTGCCGGCAGATCACTGCCCTCTACGACGACGACCAGGCCGCGGCGCACGCCTTGTTCGTGGGGATGCTGGCCAGTGTCGGCGAGGGCGCCGACTTCAGGCCTCCGCTCTACCTCGACTACGGCTCCCGGCTGCGGGTGGGCGCCAACACGTTCATCAACGCTGACTTCCTGGCACTCGGCGGCGGCGAGATCACCATCGGCGCCAACGTGCTGGTGGGCCCCAGTGCCCGCTTCTACACGCCCAGCCATGCCGTCGACGTCGTCGAGCGCCGGGCCGGATATGAGCGGGTTTCCCCGATCGTGATCGAAGATGACGTGTGGCTCGGCGGTAATGTCGTGGTCTGCCCGGGCGTCACCATCGGGGCCGGGAGCATCATCGGTGCGGGCTCCGTGGTCACGCGGGACGTTCCGCCAGGAGTCATCGCCGTGGGCAACCCGGCGCGGGTCGTGCGGGCTATCGGCCCTGACGACCGGGTCGGGCTGGACGCGGCCTGA
- the rlmB gene encoding 23S rRNA (guanosine(2251)-2'-O)-methyltransferase RlmB, producing the protein MKNTDRKSRTGAVRKGSRGPQVGSGGQGRQALEGKKPTPKAEDRPYHPAGKAKAAKDRFAAAGGGRSRAPGGSGSGAPRTGRNTGTGNTGGGGSSTRKAKSEAEFEVVTGRNSVLEALRAKIPASALYVATRIEMDDRVKEVLKLATTRNIPVLEVMRPEIDRLSGKDAVHQGLALKVPAYEYAHPVELLDLTISRGHKPLFVALDGITDPRNLGAIIRSTAAFGGHGVIVPQRRSVGVTASAWKTSAGAAARLPVAMASNLTQTLKALKERGMLVIGLDGGGDTQLPELGLGYAERPIVVVVGSEGKGLSRLVTETCDAIVSIPINANTESLNAGIAAGVTLYEISKLRADALAAKVAKAAAAQA; encoded by the coding sequence ATGAAGAACACAGATCGCAAGTCGCGCACCGGCGCGGTGCGCAAGGGCAGCAGGGGACCCCAGGTCGGCTCGGGCGGACAGGGCCGTCAGGCGCTGGAGGGCAAGAAGCCCACCCCCAAGGCCGAAGACCGTCCGTACCACCCCGCGGGCAAGGCCAAGGCCGCCAAGGACCGTTTCGCCGCGGCCGGCGGCGGACGCAGCCGCGCCCCCGGCGGCTCCGGCTCCGGCGCCCCGCGCACGGGCCGCAACACCGGCACCGGCAACACCGGCGGCGGCGGCTCGTCCACCCGCAAGGCCAAGTCCGAGGCCGAGTTCGAGGTCGTCACCGGCCGCAACTCGGTGCTCGAGGCACTGCGCGCCAAGATCCCCGCATCGGCGCTCTACGTGGCCACGCGCATCGAAATGGATGACCGGGTCAAGGAAGTGCTCAAGCTCGCGACGACCCGCAACATCCCAGTGCTCGAGGTCATGCGCCCCGAGATCGACCGGCTCTCGGGCAAGGACGCCGTGCACCAGGGCCTCGCGCTCAAGGTGCCCGCGTACGAGTACGCGCACCCGGTGGAGCTGCTCGACCTCACCATCAGCCGCGGCCACAAGCCGCTGTTCGTGGCCCTGGACGGCATCACCGACCCGCGCAACCTCGGTGCGATCATCCGCTCCACCGCAGCATTCGGCGGCCACGGTGTCATCGTGCCGCAGCGCCGCTCTGTGGGCGTCACCGCGTCGGCCTGGAAGACCTCGGCCGGTGCCGCCGCGCGCCTCCCCGTCGCCATGGCGAGCAACCTCACCCAGACGCTCAAGGCGCTCAAGGAGCGCGGCATGCTCGTGATCGGCCTCGACGGCGGCGGCGACACGCAGCTGCCCGAGCTCGGCCTCGGCTACGCGGAACGCCCCATCGTCGTGGTCGTCGGCAGCGAGGGCAAGGGCCTGTCCCGCCTCGTCACCGAGACCTGCGACGCCATCGTGTCGATCCCGATCAACGCGAACACCGAGTCGCTGAACGCCGGAATCGCCGCCGGCGTCACCCTGTACGAGATCTCGAAGCTGCGCGCTGACGCGCTTGCAGCGAAGGTCGCGAAGGCGGCGGCCGCGCAGGCGTAA
- a CDS encoding DsbA family protein, translating to MTTGGPGEPRPSKNQRRDAARTKAAQLRVEQKKRDRRNRVFLQGGIAIAAIAVVAVVVLIIVNSVRPDGPGPRNMASDGLLVGEGLTAVTTPALQPKADPIPSTPDASGTVADIRIYIDYLCPFCGQFETTNADQISQWVDSGAATVEIHPISILTSKSAGTQYSLRAANAAACVANYSPDDFLPFNAALFADQPVEGTAGLNNDDLKALVKSSGVSTNLSEINTCIDETTYKSWVQDATDRALSGPIPNSSLKAITGTPTVLVNGKQYVGALDDPKEFAAFVLQAASDAYSTATPTPTPAPAG from the coding sequence ATGACAACTGGTGGCCCTGGCGAACCTCGCCCCTCGAAGAATCAGCGACGCGACGCCGCACGCACCAAGGCTGCCCAACTCCGAGTCGAGCAGAAGAAGCGCGACCGCCGCAACCGGGTCTTCCTGCAGGGTGGCATCGCCATCGCCGCCATCGCGGTCGTCGCCGTCGTCGTGCTGATCATCGTGAACTCGGTTCGCCCCGACGGCCCCGGCCCGCGCAACATGGCCAGTGACGGCCTACTCGTCGGCGAGGGCCTGACCGCCGTGACGACCCCGGCCCTGCAGCCCAAGGCCGACCCGATTCCCTCCACCCCGGATGCGTCGGGCACCGTCGCCGACATCCGTATCTATATCGACTACCTGTGCCCGTTCTGCGGCCAGTTCGAGACCACCAACGCCGACCAGATCTCGCAGTGGGTCGACTCCGGCGCAGCCACGGTGGAGATCCACCCTATTTCCATCCTCACCAGCAAATCGGCTGGAACCCAGTACTCGCTGCGCGCCGCGAATGCGGCCGCCTGCGTGGCGAACTACTCGCCGGACGACTTCCTGCCGTTCAACGCGGCGCTCTTCGCAGACCAGCCCGTCGAGGGCACGGCCGGACTCAACAACGACGACCTCAAAGCCCTCGTGAAGAGCTCGGGAGTATCGACGAACCTGTCTGAGATCAACACCTGCATCGATGAGACCACGTACAAGTCGTGGGTGCAGGATGCCACCGATCGCGCGCTGAGCGGCCCGATCCCGAATTCCTCGCTCAAGGCCATCACCGGCACCCCCACTGTTCTGGTGAACGGCAAGCAGTACGTGGGCGCCCTGGACGACCCGAAGGAATTCGCGGCCTTCGTTTTACAGGCCGCCAGTGACGCGTACTCCACCGCCACGCCGACTCCGACGCCCGCCCCGGCCGGGTAG
- a CDS encoding DUF4032 domain-containing protein, with protein MSGSLNITSATADPALLDLPWHLPLDAWPNENIASLPKGLSRHLVRFAHLSGRVVAIKETTSEMAKREYDMLRTLQGLEIPCVEPLAVITNRTDEDGDPLNSVLVTRHLKFSLPYRALYSQALRPDTATRLVDALALLLVRVHMVGLFWGDVSLSNTLFRRDAGAFAAYLVDAETGQLYPGGLSNGQRENDLEIARVNIAGELMDLEAGGRVANELDPIIVSNGIVAAYRLLWKELTGSESFASNERWRITERVERLNHLGFDIEELAIKTDETGTTVRIQPKVVDAGHHQRRLLRLTGLDAEENQARRLLNDLDSYGVAYGNPDADEEMMAHEWLVRVFEPVVRAIPRELKGKLEPAEVFHQLLDHRWYMAQNANRDIPLAEAVTSYVQDVLRHRRDEATVIDPPTTPISLPDLEAEGIDADEADADDWRLNV; from the coding sequence ATGAGCGGTTCTCTCAACATCACCTCGGCAACGGCCGATCCGGCCCTGCTCGACCTGCCCTGGCACCTGCCGCTGGATGCGTGGCCGAACGAGAACATCGCCTCCCTGCCCAAGGGCCTCTCCCGGCACCTCGTACGGTTCGCCCATTTGAGCGGACGTGTTGTGGCCATCAAGGAGACCACCAGCGAGATGGCCAAGCGGGAGTACGACATGCTCCGCACCCTGCAGGGCCTCGAAATCCCCTGTGTCGAACCGCTCGCGGTGATCACCAACCGCACCGACGAAGACGGCGACCCGCTCAACTCGGTGCTCGTCACCCGGCACCTCAAGTTCTCGCTGCCGTACCGGGCGCTGTACTCGCAGGCCCTGCGCCCCGACACGGCCACCCGGCTCGTCGACGCCCTCGCCCTGCTTCTCGTGCGGGTGCACATGGTCGGCCTGTTCTGGGGCGACGTTTCCCTGTCCAACACCCTCTTCCGCCGCGACGCCGGTGCTTTCGCCGCCTACCTCGTCGACGCCGAGACCGGGCAGCTCTACCCGGGCGGTCTCTCCAACGGCCAGCGCGAGAACGACCTCGAGATCGCCCGCGTCAACATCGCCGGCGAGCTGATGGACCTCGAGGCCGGCGGCCGGGTCGCCAATGAGCTCGACCCCATCATCGTCAGCAACGGCATCGTCGCCGCCTACCGGCTGCTCTGGAAGGAGCTCACCGGCTCGGAGTCGTTCGCCAGCAACGAGCGCTGGCGCATCACGGAGCGCGTCGAACGTCTCAACCACCTGGGCTTCGACATCGAGGAGCTGGCCATCAAGACGGATGAGACCGGAACGACGGTGCGTATCCAGCCCAAGGTTGTCGACGCGGGCCACCACCAGCGCCGCCTGCTGCGCCTCACCGGCCTCGACGCCGAGGAGAACCAGGCCCGCCGCCTGCTGAACGACCTCGACTCCTACGGTGTCGCGTACGGCAACCCGGACGCCGACGAGGAGATGATGGCTCACGAGTGGCTTGTGCGGGTGTTCGAACCCGTCGTGCGCGCCATCCCGCGCGAGCTCAAGGGCAAGCTCGAGCCCGCCGAGGTCTTCCACCAGCTACTCGACCACCGCTGGTACATGGCGCAGAACGCCAACCGGGACATCCCGCTGGCCGAGGCCGTGACCTCGTACGTGCAGGATGTGCTGCGCCACCGCCGCGACGAAGCCACAGTCATCGACCCGCCCACCACGCCGATCAGCCTGCCCGACCTCGAAGCCGAAGGAATCGACGCCGACGAGGCCGACGCCGACGACTGGCGCCTGAACGTCTGA